The Arachis ipaensis cultivar K30076 chromosome B03, Araip1.1, whole genome shotgun sequence region atttaaacTCAATATAAAAAAGTTTGtatcaatttttatataataaaaataggttGATAGATTTTATCGGATTATCTAACGTGAGAGATTTGGATAATATATAAGAGATTGTAAGTTTAAATCTCATTTTGGTAGAAAGAAGGTAAAATATGCTATGTATGGTAGCTTGGTTTTATTGACAATGGTCatgaaaaatggaggagatgaaaAGAAAGTCAACTAAGAtgaagaagataaaataaaaatgggaATAAAAGTGAAATTTTAAAGAGAGTAAATCATTGAAATTgtagtaaaaaaattaaaaaattattttaaaagatcaaaacaataaaaattttttcaaaaattaaaaaatttgataataataataataaataactgTTGGTTTCGACTttatggaataaaatattgacgTGATACCGCATGAAATTGGTACATAAACATTTGTGTTTGCCAAATAAAATCGTTTTACATGAAACCGAATAGATTTTGGAAATTTATGTGTAATTTATATGTTTTGGAaattaatgaatttaatttttttttggttgtcGGTTGTTGAAACTTGAAAGTATTCCCTAATTCTATATGTCAAAGATTAATGTATCGCGAATTTAAGTAAGATTTGAActcttaatatttatttaaactgATGAGTAAGTTGACCATTCTATCAAATGGTTAAATTAAGGTAAAAACTCAAGTGAAGttgacttcacgtaaagttgatactgagagctgttagatgatttgattgatttgactaaattttcatctaacggctctcaggtatcaacttcaacTTCACGTTAAGTCGACTGAATTTCCACCTTAAATTAATTACTTTATTTTTGACAAAACCCCAACGATAAGGTAAACTTAATCATGAGTTGCACTTATGAGTTGTCCAAAACTTACAAAGCAGGCCAAAATATTACAAGACCGTACCCGATACGATACACAATAAGGAGTTGACAAAAATGGAATAATAGCCCAATGAAAGGAACCCATCTCCATATCTGCAAAGAGAAGAAGAACGAAAATACAAGACACATATTAAGATGGGATAGTGTTTTTAAGGGGCTAACACTAAATATCAGAGTGAATGAGAAGAGGATTATTTGGAGCTGCCAGTAACCGTAACTGCTTCACTAAGCCGCCACTCATTTCCAGCTCCATCTTCACTCTTCTCAAACCCTTCTGCGCCGTCGCGTCTTCCCCCGCCAGATCTCTTCCTACTTCCGTCGCTTCCGCCGCCGCGATGCCTGGTTCTGACTCGTCCAACCGGGAGTGGCCGGCGAAGCGCGTGAGGGACACTTTCTTTAAGTTCTTCGAAGAAAAGCGCCATGTCTACTGGCGGTCCAGTCCCGTTGTTCCATTCAATGACCCTACCCTATTGTTCGCCAACGCTGGTTAGtaatctttttctttctcttataATCGACTACACTTTGTTAGTTTCAGTTGTCATTTTTTTTGACGTTGTGGTTtgttcatatgcattgattttgtTATTTTGAGTGTGATTTGACTGTTTTTTGGATTGATTCATATTGAATGTGTTAATTAATTTAGGAAATTTAAGATGATTTTGTGATTGTTAAAATGGTCCCTCTAGATGCTCAGACATAAGCAATCTAAGTATTATGATTGGCTTCAAATTCTCTAATCTGAACACTGAGGAAAAAAGAAAGATTCAAAGCGCTGGCTGCTTGTCATATAAAGTAAATCCAAATAGTGAGATATGGATTAAATGTTATAAATTATCTCGAATTTTCTGCTCATGTTGCTTGCTTTGTTATAGGTATCTCAATTTAGTATGGTGGCTTATTATTTACATTTTTTTATGTGAAATTTAGGTTTCATTGACTATCAAGGTTTCTTTGTGGTTTGGCAGGTATGAACCAGTTCAAGCCAATATTTTTGGGGACTGTGGATCCCAACACTGCCTTGAGCAAGCTCACTCGTGCCTATAATACCCAAAANNNNNNNNNNNNNNNNNNNNNNNNNNNNNNNNNNNNNNNNNNNNNNNNNNNNNNNNNNNNNNNNNNNNNNNNNNNNNNNNNNNNNNNNNNNNNNNNNNNNNNNNNNNNNNNNNNNNNNNNNNNNNNNNNNNNNNNNNNNNNNNNNNNNNNNNNNNNNNNNNNNNNNNNNNNNNNNNNNNNNNNNNNNNNNNNNNNNNNNNNNNNNNNNNNNNNNNNNNNNNNNNNNNNNNNNNNNNNNNNNNNNNNNNNNNNNNNNNNNNNNNNNNNNNNNNNNNNNNNNNNNNNNNNNNNNNNNNNNNNNNNNNNNNNNNNNNNNNNNNNNNNNNNNNNNNNNNNNNNNNNNNNNNNNNNNNNNNNNNNNNNNNNNNNNNNNNNNNNNNNNNNNNNNNNNNNNNNNNNNNNNNNNNNNNNNNNNNNNNNNNNNNNNNNNNNNNNNNNNNNNNNNNNNNNNNNNNNNNNNNNNNNNNNNNNNNNNNNNNNNNNNNNNNNNNNNNNNNNNNNNNNNNNNNNNNNNNNNNNNNNNNNNNNNNNNNNNNNNNNNNNNNNNNNNNNNNNNNNNNNNNNNNNNNNNNNNNNNNNNNNNNNNNNNNNNNNNNNNNNNNNNNNNNNNNNNNNNNNNNNNNNNNNNNNNNNNNNNNNNNNNNNNNNNNNNNNNNNNNNNNNNNNNNNNNNNNNNNNNNNNNNNNNNNNNNNNNNNNNNNNNNNNNNNNNNGTTGGTTTCGACTttatggaataaaatattgacgTGATACCGCATGAAATTGGTACATAAACATTTGTGTTTGCCAAATAAAATCGTTTTACATGAAACCGAATAGATTTTGGAAATTTATGTGTAATTTATATGTTTTGGAaattaatgaatttaatttttttttggttgtcGGTTGTTGAAACTTGAAAGTATTCCCTAATTCTATATGTCAAAGATTAATGTATCGCGAATTTAAGTAAGATTTGAActcttaatatttatttaaactgATGAGTAAGTTGACCATTCTATCAAATGGTTAAATTAAGGTAAAAACTCAAGTGAAGttgacttcacgtaaagttgatactgagagctgttagatgatttgattgatttgactaaattttcatctaacggctctcaggtatcaacttcaacTTCACGTTAAGTCGACTGAATTTCCACCTTAAATTAATTACTTTATTTTTGACAAAACCCCAACGATAAGGTAAACTTAATCATGAGTTGCACTTATGAGTTGTCCAAAACTTACAAAGCAGGCCAAAATATTACAAGACCGTACCCGATACGATACACAATAAGGAGTTGACAAAAATGGAATAATAGCCCAATGAAAGGAACCCATCTCCATATCTGCAAAGAGAAGAAGAACGAAAATACAAGACACATATTAAGATGGGATAGTGTTTTTAAGGGGCTAACACTAAATATCAGAGTGAATGAGAAGAGGATTATTTGGAGCTGCCAGTAACCGTAACTGCTTCACTAAGCCGCCACTCATTTCCAGCTCCATCTTCACTCTTCTCAAACCCTTCTGCGCCGTCGCGTCTTCCCCCGCCAGATCTCTTCCTACTTCCGTCGCTTCCGCCGCCGCGATGCCTGGTTCTGACTCGTCCAACCGGGAGTGGCCGGCGAAGCGCGTGAGGGACACTTTCTTTAAGTTCTTCGAAGAAAAGCGCCATGTCTACTGGCGGTCCAGTCCCGTTGTTCCATTCAATGACCCTACCCTATTGTTCGCCAACGCTGGTTAGtaatctttttctttctcttataATCGACTACACTTTGTTAGTTTCAGTTGTCATTTTTTTTGACGTTGTGGTTtgttcatatgcattgattttgtTATTTTGAGTGTGATTTGACTGTTTTTTGGATTGATTCATATTGAATGTGTTAATTAATTTAGGAAATTTAAGATGATTTTGTGATTGTTAAAATGGTCCCTCTAGATGCTCAGACATAAGCAATCTAAGTATTATGATTGGCTTCAAATTCTCTAATCTGAACACTGAGGAAAAAAGAAAGATTCAAAGCGCTGGCTGCTTGTCATATAAAGTAAATCCAAATAGTGAGATAtggattataaattataaattatctcGAATTTTCTGCTCATGTTGCTTGCTTTGTTATAGGTATCTCAATTTAGTATGGTggcttattattttttatgtgaaATGTGAAATTTAGGTTTCATTGACTATCAAGGTTTCTTTGTGGTTTGGCAGGTATGAACCAGTTCAAGCCAATATTTTTGGGGACTGTGGATCCCAAGTCGTTTGGAGATTACTTCAAAGAAGAAGCTATTACTTGGGCATGGGAACTTCTAACAAAAGTATGTTTGTTTTACCTTGCTAGTTAAATGATCATCTTTAGTGTTAGACAAATAAATATGGTGGTAAATACATGCAGTTTGCCACTATGGCCACCGTCACTGACAATAAAGATGATTAACCAACCACTGCCTCTGCTTTGACTGCTGACTCCACCACTACTCCCACTCAATGAATTGCACCACACATACCACTACCACATGGTCTTTTTATTGGGAAGAATGTTGTTTTGTGACTTAAATATAATATAGGAGTTTGTTATTGTTAAATCACCGGTCGTTGTCCATAGCATTGTGAAAATCAATTTGAGCAATGTTCATAGTAGATTTCCAATAAGATTTTATTAGAATGTTGAATTCAATTCGGATTTCTTAGCATGATCCATGATTATTACTATTATTCAATTTGGAGAACTTGGtggtttttattatttattttctcagtTTTTATAATACGTGGTTATATCTTGGAAGCTTATACATTTACATATTTATTGGGTTGCAGGTCTATAAATTACCATCAGATCGCATTTATGCTACATATTTTGGTGGTGACGAAAACGCTGGTCTTGCCCCTGATAATGAGGCTAGAGATATATGGCTAAAGTTTTTGCCTCCTGGACGTGTGCTTCCTTTTGGCTGTAAAGTATGCTTTCTCTTTATTGCTCTTTAAAATGCAAGGTCAAATGTTTTTATAAGACATTCTTGATTTTTTTAATGTTATAGACACATCACACAGTATATGTATATGTGCTATGTATTCTGTAGTTACTATCTATAGCAACTTTTTTGTAACTGAGCCACTTATACTGTCTAGTCTTGGCTTATATTAAAAAATAGTTATGTTTTTATACACCTTAGGTGAATGGTACAAGTACAGTTTTTTTGTTGTTCTGCTTGTCTAATAAGAAATTAATCTTCATGCTTAATTGACATTGCAATAATTACATTTGTATTTATGGCATACTATGATAACTGTGTGATTGCTGGTAGTTTCCAGTGATTAATAAACTGAATTTACACACCTTCTCTCCTTGTTAATAATATTTCTTCTTGGAAAAAGACAAGTTGAAAATATGTTCCCAGTTTGAAGATTGTTTAGTCTGATCAGTGCTGGGTTTACAAGAGCTTGTTTTGTATTTACAAGAGTCGTACGACATGCAAAGATATTTAATAGTTACATTAAATTGTGTTTGAATCTTCATATCTAACTAGGTTTGCATCTTtggatatatatgtatatatataggaCAATTTCTGGGAGATGGGTGAGACTGGTCCTTGTGGACCTTGCACCGAAGTACATTTTGATCGAATTGGAAACCGTGAAGCTTCATCATTAGTTAATAATGATGATCCTACATTAATTGAGATATGGAACCTTGTCTTTATTCAGGTATTATGATGACTGCATAGTATGGGGACTTTTGGTACAATAGTGCTCTCTACTCTCGAGTATCAAATATTTTCCAAAACCCCGTGAAATTTGCAGCTAATTCATTTTTTGGGAATAACTATTGGATTTTATTCTGTTTACTTCTTTGACCTTTTTTTCGTTGATTTGCCTCAACAGTATAATAGGGAGGCCGATGCTTCTCTTAAACCTCTTCCAGCAAAGCATGTTGATACCGGCTTGGGTTTTGAACGTTTGACATCTGTACTACAAAACAAAATGAGCAATTATGACACTGATGTCTTCTTGCCAATCTTTGATGCTATTCAGTTGGTATGTCATTTAATTCATTAGATAATTAGAGCCATGTatatttccttttcatttttggAACAGTGATAATTTTAAGTCGTGTATTGGGCAAGTTGCCACTTCTAATGCTCTTTACCCTTTGACAACACATTAAGTGCCTCATTCTAACATCAAAATATCCTAATTCTCTACATAAATGAGTTGGAAGTTTTACGTGAAAATTTTGAAGATTTTTGTTCTTTCTGAATTGTTACTTGTTAGCTGCATAAATATCCAGTTGACATACAAAATCCTGAGTGATGACATGCATTTTAATGCATTTTTTCACATCTTGTGAATACTTTTTTGAGATGTTGAAAAATGATGTCagcttttattttaaaaaagagagATAGTTTTTATGTTTGGTGCTAGTACCTGTGTTAATACCTGATGTTATGTTTGTGACTGTAAAGTTCCTGATATTATGCTGATTTGTAATTGTGTTTTCCTATAACCTGTCTGTAGGAAACTGGTGCTAGGCCATATTCTGGTAAGGTTGGGCCAGATGATGCAGATAAAGTTGACATGGCATACAGGGTTGTTGCAGACCACATCAGAACTCTATCATTTGCTATTGCTGATGGGTCTCGTCCTGGTAGGATTTCGTGAACTGTATTTCAAATTGTTTTCTTTACAAGTTTCAAGTTACACTGCTTTTTCCTTTTCCCCTTTGTCTTGAGGAGGCCTGCTTCTCAGCAGGATTGTACTCGTGTATGTAAGGCTTTGTAGAGGTACATGAGTATGTTTCTATCTGAACATCTCGTAACCATATATCTCTTTCTCTTGAAGTCTGCGAATTTAAACTTCTGATGTGTCTGATAATTATTTttctcccaaaaaaaaaaagctctGTACCTGCGTTAATTGTGTCAAGTTTGCTTCCTTCTGCAGGCAACGATGGCCGGGAGTATGTTCTTAGGCGTATTCTCCGTCGTGCAGTTCGGTATGGCCGTGAAGTTCTAAAAGCTAAGGAGGGGTTTTTTAACAGGTATGTATATGATACTTGAGCATATTAGATTTGTTTCCAGATCCGAGAaaagttttttaatttttggcCGGATTCCATGAATTTTTGGTTAATATAGGCTTGTAAGTGTTGTGGTCAAGGTGATGGGCGATGTTTTCCCTGAGCTAAAACAACAGGAGGCACACATCAGGGATGTaattgaagaggaggaggaaagtTTTGGCAGAACCTTAATTAAGGTAAGGTTGATAACATGTATAAAGACATTTTCTGGGGGTTATTCCTTATCAATCTGTCTATGGGATTATCATCTCTTAGTTTAGTTTTGTTTTTTGTGAACTCAATTGGTAATTGGTTCGTGTGTAGGTTTTATAGcattatctctctctctctctctctctcgctctctctctctccacatCCCTTGTGTAAAAATGAAAGTAACCTCACTGTTTTACTTCTCCAGGGGATTGAGAAATTTAATAATGCTGTTCAACATGTTCAGGACAAACAGCTGAGTGGAGAGGCAAGTACAATCTGTTATTTTTCCTGTTACCTCACAATCTTTTTCTGGTTACTTATTGTGTAGTTATGTCTTCTTAAGTTGGGTTCCTGCAAGTAAATCAAATAATATTTGATGTTCTTAGGAACAATAATTTCTTCCCCCCCTcccctccttttttttttaatttttcttttattttttgacaTTCCCTTATGCCACAGCCCATATGGTTTTATTATCTTCTCAGAGATTGATGAGGTCAATGTTATCATGTTCGCATTTTTGGCTAGCAAGAGTATTTGTGTGTGTGTTTGttttaaaccaaaaagaaaaaaaaatcaaaaggagGAAAGCCAAAAGGCAGCTGTGTGGGAATACCCCTACGaaaacaacaaagccttgtcccactaggtggggtcggTTACATGGATGATGGATCAAAAGACACCATTAAactctatcatgtatcatgtttATAGAGAgatcgtttacatgtagatctcgtttgaccacctcatggatggtcttcctcTGTCTTTCACCCCTTATCCATCTTCCATTTCATCTACCTTTCTGACTGGGTGCTCTATTGGTTTTCTTCTTACATGTCCAAATCACCTGAAACGCAActctaccatcttttccacaataggtgctactccaactctctcttatatcttcgttctttattctatccaatcgcatatgaccactcatccatttCAACATCTTCATTTGTGCTACACTTAATTTATGTTTGTGTTTTCCTTTGGCCGCTtaacactctgtaccataaagcatagcagTCTGATAGCAatacgatagaatttacctttaagttttaaagacacTTTTTTGTTACATATAAAACTAGACGTACTCTGCCATTTTGATCAACCTGCTTGGATCATATGATTTACAtcttgttcaatctctccattatcctgtatgatgtatcctagatacttaaaacttttaactttttgtacgatgttttctccaatcttcatctCTGTATTAAGGTTTTTTCCTTCGGCGGCCGAACTTATATtctatatattccgtcttgctacggtttatgtgcagaccatacacttctagagcgtCTCTCCATAAAattcaacttcttatttaggttttttcttgactctcccataagaaCGATATTATTAGCAAAAAGCATGCACTATGACACAGGTTCTTGGATATACTCGGTGAGTATTTCCAAGACCAATGTGAAAATATATGCACTTAAGGATGATCATTGGTGTAATCCTATGCCAATAGAAAATTCTTCTGTCATACCACCTttagtcttcacactagttgtagcTCCATcatatgtctttaattgcacaaaTATAAGTAATCTTTACTCTCTTcctttctaaaaccttccataagacctcccttgacaCTCTATCGTACGttttttctaaattaataaacATCATATGTAGATCCATTTTATTACTacaatacctctccatcatccttcttaacaggtatGTAGCTTCAGTGGTGGATTTGCCTGGCATAAAACCAAATTGGTTAACTGTTGCCTGTGTCTCTTgtttcaacctccgttctatcacccgttcccataacttcatggtatggctcATGAGCTTGATAAACAGGAAAAAAAAGGAAGGAAAGTTGACTTTTGTTAACAACTTGTGGAGGAAGTCCTTTTATGGCAAGTGTCTTTTTCTGCTTCATGGGATTATGGAACTGTAAATATCCTGTATATTTGTTGTGAAATTCATTAAATTTAAACCCTTGATGTTTTATGAAAAAGCTATTGGTTGCAAATAATTAATTTACCACATTGGTCACATTTGTTATTGAATTGTGTTTCTGATACTCTTGACAGGGTAAAGGAGTGTTTGATTATTTTGTATATTATTAATATACTTCTACTAAATTTCGGTTTTGTTTTGCATGACTGTAACTTATTTGATATGATTTAATTTTTCACATTGTTATTACTCGGGTTGGGAGTTGTTTTTGGGCTATTCGTTATGGAGTTATCTCTTGTTTTCAGGAAGCATTTGTCCTCTGGGATACATATGGGTTCCCAATAGATCTCACTAAGGTAGGTTATTTGCTCGACATTATTGAATCCTTGTCATCAAGCATTCTGTATCTTTTATTTCTAAGTATTTCCATCTTTCAGCTGATGGCTGAAGAAAAAGGTTTAACTGTTGATGAAGATGGATATAATAAGGCCTTGGAGGCTGCAAGAGAGCGATCAAGGAATGCTCAAGCAACGGTATTCTATTTGCTTGAATTGctcttcccaaaaaaaaaaaaatgcagcacAGGCAAAAGCCGAGATTATTGTTGATAGTTTGACACCCATTTATTCTTTTTCTCCTGACCTCTTCCTGACCATCCATTATTGGCAGCAAGCAGGTGGTGCCATTATCATGGATGCTGATGCTACCTCAATGTTGCACAGAAGGGGCATTGCTCCAACTGATGATAGCTTCAAATATGTTTGGTTCAAGGTGAGACCTTTTTTCTAAGGTATTTAGCCTTATGTCATGAAGACATTTTAATTCTCAGAGACAAGAAAAGGATAGTGgcaaaagaacaaaaaagaaaatcaGAGGAGGAATAATTTAATACAAAGGATGATAAGCGATATTTACAATCTGAGAAAGCAAGAGTCaatgaaataataataaattgtAGTCTTGTAATTCTGCTTTGTATATAATAAGATTGTCTTTGGAAACATGTAGGCACATGGATATAATAGATTGTGTAATATAGATTGCTGATACCCAACAAAAGTCACAAGAAACCAATGATGCCAACATAAATTGCCAGTATTTCATTATTGCAAACATGTTAAGGGACATGGATACTCTTAAATCCTCACTCTGCATTTCAAATAATGACATCAGAATAGGTTACTGGCTTAAGTTTTATGCTTCTCACATTTGCCAAAACCCACTTTCCCGTAAATAAAAATTGTCACTTTTATCTTCTCAATTATGTTAGTTGTTCAAGAGAGAAAAGTAGAGGGAAATACTAGACATTGATGCCTGCATTAGTATGGTGTAAACCACCAAATTGAAAAATGATGTCagcttttattttaaaaaagagagATAGTTTTTATGTTTGGTGCTAGTACCTGTGTTAATACCTGATGTTATGTTTGTGACTGTAAAGTTCCTGATATTATGCTGATTTGTAATTGTGTTTTCCTATAACCTGTCTGTAGGAAACTGGTGCTAGGCCATATTCTGGTAAGGTTGGGCCAGATGATGCAGATAAAGTTGACATGGCATACAGGGTTGTTGCAGACCACATCAGAACTCTATCATTTGCTATTGCTGATGGGTCTCGTCCTGGTAGGATTTCGTGAACTGTATTTCAAATTGTTTTCTTTACAAGTTTCAAGTTACACTGCTTTTTCCTTTTCCCCTTTGTCTTGAGGAGGCCTGCTTCTCAGCAGGATTGTACTCGTGTATGTAAGGCTTTGTAGAGGTACATGAGTATGTTTCTATCTGAACATCTCGTAACCATATATCTCTTTCTCTTGAAGTCTGCGAATTTAAACTTCTGATGTGTCTGATAATTATTTttctcccaaaaaaaaaaagctctGTACCTGCGTTAATTGTGTCAAGTTTGCTTCCTTCTGCAGGCAACGATGGCCGGGAGTATGTTCTTAGGCGTATTCTCCGTCGTGCAGTTCGGTATGGCCGTGAAGTTCTAAAAGCTAAGGAGGGGTTTTTTAACAGGTATGTATATGATACTTGAGCATATTAGATTTGTTTCCAGATCCGAGAaaagttttttaatttttggcCGGATTCCATGAATTTTTGGTTAATATAGGCTTGTAAGTGTTGTGGTCAAGGTGATGGGCGATGTTTTCCCTGAGCTAAAACAACAGGAGGCACACATCAGGGATGTaattgaagaggaggaggaaagtTTTGGCAGAACCTTAATTAAGGTAAGGTTGATAACATGTATAAAGACATTTTCTGGGGGTTATTCCTTATCAATCTGTCTATGGGATTATCATCTCTTAGTTTAGTTTTGTTTTTTGTGAACTCAATTGGTAATTGGTTCGTGTGTAGGTTTTATAGcattatctctctctctctctctctctcgctctctctctctccacatCCCTTGTGTAAAAATGAAAGTAACCTCACTGTTTTACTTCTCCAGGGGATTGAGAAATTTAATAATGCTGTTCAACATGTTCAGGACAAACAGCTGAGTGGAGAGGCAAGTACAATCTGTTATTTTTCCTGTTACCTCACAATCTTTTTCTGGTTACTTATTGTGTAGTTATGTCTTCTTAAGTTGGGTTCCTGCAAGTAAATCAAATAATATTTGATGTTCTTAGGAACAATAATTTCTTCCCCCCCTcccctccttttttttttaatttttcttttattttttgacaTTCCCTTATGCCACAGCCCATATGGTTTTATTATCTTCTCAGAGATTGATGAGGTCAATGTTATCATGTTCGCATTTTTGGCTAGCAAGAGTATTTGTGTGTGTGTTTGttttaaaccaaaaagaaaaaaaaatcaaaaggagGAAAGCCAAAAGGCAGCTGTGTGGGAATACCCCTACGaaaacaacaaagccttgtcccactaggtggggtcggTTACATGGATGATGGATCAAAAGACACCATTAAactctatcatgtatcatgtttATAGAGAgatcgtttacatgtagatctcgtttgaccacctcatggatggtcttcctcTGTCTTTCACCCCTTATCCATCTTCCATTTCATCTACCTTTCTGACTGGGTGCTCTATTGGTTTTCTTCTTACATGTCCAAATCACCTGAAACGCAActctaccatcttttccacaataggtgctactccaactctctcttatatcttcgttctttattctatccaatcgcatatgaccactcatccatttCAACATCTTCATTTGTGCTACACTTAATTTATGTTTGTGTTT contains the following coding sequences:
- the LOC107628722 gene encoding alanine--tRNA ligase (The sequence of the model RefSeq protein was modified relative to this genomic sequence to represent the inferred CDS: added 103 bases not found in genome assembly); its protein translation is MRRGLFGAASNRNCFTKPPLISSSIFTLLKPFCAVASSPARSLPTSVASAAAMPGSDSSNREWPAKRVRDTFFKFFEEKRHVYWRSSPVVPFNDPTLLFANAGMNQFKPIFLGTVDPNTALSKLTRAYNTQKCIRAGGKHNDLDDVGKDTYHHTFFEMLGNWSFGDYFKEEAITWAWELLTKVYKLPSDRIYATYFGGDENAGLAPDNEARDIWLKFLPPGRVLPFGCKDNFWEMGETGPCGPCTEVHFDRIGNREASSLVNNDDPTLIEIWNLVFIQYNREADASLKPLPAKHVDTGLGFERLTSVLQNKMSNYDTDVFLPIFDAIQLETGARPYSGKVGPDDADKVDMAYRVVADHIRTLSFAIADGSRPGNDGREYVLRRILRRAVRYGREVLKAKEGFFNRLVSVVVKVMGDVFPELKQQEAHIRDVIEEEEESFGRTLIKGIEKFNNAVQHVQDKQLSGEEAFVLWDTYGFPIDLTKLMAEEKGLTVDEDGYNKALEAARERSRNAQATQAGGAIIMDADATSMLHRRGIAPTDDSFKYVWFKDHESVVKAIYTGSEFVESVETDGDIGVVLESTSFYAEQGGQIFDTGSLEGPHASFKVHNVQVFGGFVLHIGSNGNGISVGDKVVCKVDYGRRSLIAPNHTCTHMLNFALREVLGDHVDQKGSIVLPEKLRFDFSHGKPVDPDNLRKIESIVNEQIRDELDVNAKEATLAEAKRINGLRAVFGEVYPDPVRVVSIGEKVEDLLADPENKKWLSISSELCGGTHISNTREAKAFALLSEEGIAKGIRRITAVTTDRASDAIRVADEFEQHVDNAAKLEGSSLEEKVLYLKSNVETLSIPAAKKADIKNKIVQLQDRVRKAQKQIAEENKRKAVTITAEKAELAASDGKTFCVSQVEVGLDVNAVREAVTKVMEQKGISVMVFSTDKSTNKAVVCAGVPEKGDKGKLDVTEWLTNALGPLKGRCGKGKGGLATGQGTDASHVSEAMDLATSFASMKLT